The sequence below is a genomic window from Verrucomicrobiia bacterium.
AAAATTGAGCTGTAGCACCTCGTTGGTCCCAGCAGGGAATGTGCTCCCGGCGCCCAAAGCGAGGGCAATACCGATGCGCCCTGATGCCGCTTGGTCTGTATTCACATAGAGGGTCGCTCCTCCGGCATTCGTCCCGAGATTGGCGCTTGAAAAACTGACCTGCGTTGGGTCAAAACCGAGGCTCAGCGCCAGAGCGTTTTCATTTCCTTGCCCTGCCATGACGACACTTACAGTGGCGGGTTGGCGCGCGGACAGCATTGCTCCTCCTGCGAGTAGGAAGCGGTTTGTAGCTGGTCCGGCGCCTGCAATTGCAATTTCATTGGTCGGCCCACCGGCCACCGTGAGGGGGTCCAATCCAAAAGCATAGCGGCCCACCTGCACCCAATCGCTGACCGTCAGGGCTCCATTCCCGAGAGTGGACCGAGGCGCACAGTCGGCCCGCTGGAATTCGCTGCCATTGGTCGGATAGTCGAGGCGGGCTGCATAGCGTCCAGACAGAAGCCAATCCGCAATCGTCAAGGCTTTATCACCGTTAGGTCTTGGGAACACGTCCCCCTCAAAGCTTGCCGCAGCGATTGTAATGGTGGCGCTGGCCGAGTAAGACGCCGGCAGGGAATTGAGTTGTGAATCCAATAGCTGCCGCACGGTGGGTTGGTCGCCGAAGCTGATAGCGATCGAGCTTGGACTGGTCGCAATCGCCAGCGCGAATTGCACCTGAACCACTTGCTGCGTCCCGGCAGCAAACGAGGCATTCTGGGGCAAATTTACAAAAAGCCCTATTTTTCCGTTGCTTATGGCGGAGGTGTTCGCTGTGAGAGCAGCCCCAGCCGCTCCGTTTCCCAAAGTAACGCCAGCGTAGGAGAGCTTTGTTGGGTCGAAGCTCAAGCTAAACGCCAGAGCGTTCTCGTTCCCATTGGCAACCAGCCACACCGGGAATGACAGGTTCCCGCCGGCCATCGCGCTGGCGTTCGTGATCAGCACCCGGGCGGGGGGATAAACCACCGTTAGATTTACATTTGTGCTGCTCACCCATCCCACGATATTAGAAGCAACGGCCGAATAAGTTCCGTTTTGACTGAACTGAACATTTGTCAGCACGAGGGAGCTGCTGGTAGCGCCATTGATTGGTGTGCCGCCGAAACTCCACTGATAATTAAATGGCACCGTACCACCGACCGTGAATCTAAAGATGGCATTCGAGTTCGCCATGACGGTTTGATTCGTCGGCTGTGAAACAACGGAAGGTGAGATTGGAATCAGGCACTTGCCGCCAGCCGACGCGTTGTAGATCCCCTGGATTTCCTGCGCCGTCAGCGCGCGGTCGTAGAGACTGATCTCATCGATCAGCCCATGAAAATAGTAACTCGATCCCCCCCGGCCAAATCGCAGGGGCTGCGTCGTTGTAATCACCGGGCCGGTTACGGGCGCGCTTGTGTCCAGCGCACCATTGACGTAAAGCCTCAAGAATGAGCCGTCATAGGTCATGGCGACATAATTCCAGGTGTTGAGCTGCACCACATTCGTCCCGTTCAGGACCGTGAAGCCGGACGGGGTACCGACATGCGCCCGGAAGACTGGCTGGCCCGAAGGAGACGTAACCAGGTTGAGCAGGTACTGCCGATTGGCTGATTCGTCGTCCTTGGAAAGTATGTCCATCGCCGCGCCCAACGGGCTGATCGGATATACCCATGTCTCCAACGAAAGGGCGGCAGTCGGATTCAGTGAAGGGGCATTGGAGACCTGGGCGTATTGGTTCACGCCGTTCAGAGAAAGTCCCTCCTGGACTAAACCAGGTGCAAAGCCGGCGCCGTTGAAGAGGGCGCCCGGATTCATTCCAACGCTATCGTTTGCATTTCCTTCGCCGCGCCACCAACTGACCATGCCGGGCGGTGGATTTGTGCAAGGCGGAGCGGGCATCACTGTAAGGCTGGCGATGCTGCTCGTTATCGAGCCGAAATCATTGGTTACCAGAACCTGATAAGGACCCGTTTGCGATAACTGAAGATTAGTTAACGTGAGCGAAGAATTCGTGGCGGAGAGCAGGCGGGCGCCATTGAAATTCCATTGGAAACTCAGTGGCGGCGATCCATCGGCAACAACCGAAAAGGTCGCTGTCTCTCCTGCGTACACCGTTTGATTTGTGGGCTGAAGAATGATCGAAGGCGGGACCGAGCCCAAACACTTGCCCGCACTGCCCGCATCATAAACCGCCTGGATTTCGTTCGTGGCAAGCGCTCTGGCATACAGCGTCATTTCATCAATAAGCCCGCTGAAAGCCGCCGGGCCATACGGCGCGCCTGCTTGCCGATAGCCGATAAACAAATCGTAGCTCGTTTCTGGAGTAAAAGTGCCAAGGTTCGCCTCATCAACGATCGC
It includes:
- a CDS encoding LamG-like jellyroll fold domain-containing protein; translated protein: MNLKPKRLPRLLLPLLTFGLHTTAFGDFTNCVPEPANLVSWWRGEYCGADETGRNPASPTAGIFFSVGEVGSAFGFDGTTNYVRVPASTSLDIGQSNGLTLECWISPTQLFNEPILDWSPVGNYGVHLWTTQTGSLYANLFDTNGNSHVLQSPGNLLVPGLFQHVAVTYDKASGIGQLFLNGAIVDEANLGTFTPETSYDLFIGYRQAGAPYGPAAFSGLIDEMTLYARALATNEIQAVYDAGSAGKCLGSVPPSIILQPTNQTVYAGETATFSVVADGSPPLSFQWNFNGARLLSATNSSLTLTNLQLSQTGPYQVLVTNDFGSITSSIASLTVMPAPPCTNPPPGMVSWWRGEGNANDSVGMNPGALFNGAGFAPGLVQEGLSLNGVNQYAQVSNAPSLNPTAALSLETWVYPISPLGAAMDILSKDDESANRQYLLNLVTSPSGQPVFRAHVGTPSGFTVLNGTNVVQLNTWNYVAMTYDGSFLRLYVNGALDTSAPVTGPVITTTQPLRFGRGGSSYYFHGLIDEISLYDRALTAQEIQGIYNASAGGKCLIPISPSVVSQPTNQTVMANSNAIFRFTVGGTVPFNYQWSFGGTPINGATSSSLVLTNVQFSQNGTYSAVASNIVGWVSSTNVNLTVVYPPARVLITNASAMAGGNLSFPVWLVANGNENALAFSLSFDPTKLSYAGVTLGNGAAGAALTANTSAISNGKIGLFVNLPQNASFAAGTQQVVQVQFALAIATSPSSIAISFGDQPTVRQLLDSQLNSLPASYSASATITIAAASFEGDVFPRPNGDKALTIADWLLSGRYAARLDYPTNGSEFQRADCAPRSTLGNGALTVSDWVQVGRYAFGLDPLTVAGGPTNEIAIAGAGPATNRFLLAGGAMLSARQPATVSVVMAGQGNENALALSLGFDPTQVSFSSANLGTNAGGATLYVNTDQAASGRIGIALALGAGSTFPAGTNEVLQLNFVGSPSASGSFSPAFMDVPVPREISDAGANALPVSYANGTLPSLLLSLSSTNLVLASPAWATNFILQEADGALPPAGVWSNVTATSVFSNNESVFVFPIGTGTKFFRLKQP